One Nicotiana sylvestris chromosome 12, ASM39365v2, whole genome shotgun sequence genomic window carries:
- the LOC104230572 gene encoding uncharacterized protein: protein MQQDSLLSLDRFAAKNLLGNIQEFEFVFLLHLIFKMLLFTNELNKALQKKDQDIVNAMRLLDLAKIRLQTMRESEFEFLMNEVYSFCGKHDIMIPKMDEDYPRSKRKRSGVSYLHHFSVEIFYAAIDLQLHELNSRFDVVTSDLLLGMACLNPIDSFANYDKDRIMKLAEYYPNEFDDNKLRDLSFQLDSFIVYARMPHSKFINLKGMKDLAIVMAETKLDQTWCHIYLLVKLTLILPVATASVERAFSSMKLIKSDLRNSISEEFLNGCLVCNIERKVFATVSNDAIIDLFQSMKTRRVQL, encoded by the coding sequence ATGCAACAAGATAGTCTTCTTTCTCTTGATAGATTTGCAGCAAAAAATCTTTTGGGTAATATTCAAGAATTTGAGTTTGTGTTTTTATTGCACTTGATATTCAAGATGTTGCTTTTTACAAATGAATTGAACAAAGCTTTACAAAAGAAAGATCAAGACATAGTCAATGCTATGAGGTTGCTTGACCTTGCAAAGATAAGATTGCAGACTATGAGAGAAAGTGAATTCGAGTTCTTAATGAATGAAGTTTACTCGTTCTGTGGTAAACATGATATTATGATCCCCAAAATGGATGAAGACTATCCAAGATCGAAACGAAAGAGGTCGGGAGTTTCATATTTACATCACTTTAGTGTGGAAATATTTTATGCAGCTATTGATTTGCAGCTTCATGAGTTAAATAGTCGTTTTGATGTAGTGACTAGTGACTTACTCCTTGGTATGGCTTGTTTGAATCCGATTGATTCATTTGCTAATTATGACAAAGACAGAATAATGAAGTTGGCCGAGTATTATCCAAATGAGTTTGATGACAACAAGCTTCGAGATCTCAGCTTTCAGCTTGATAGTTTCATTGTCTATGCTCGAATGCCTCATAGCAAATTTATCAACTTGAAGGGAATGAAGGATCTTGCTATAGTGATGGCAGAGACGAAATTGGATCAAACTTGGTGTCATATTTATTTACTTGTGAAGTTGACTTTGATTCTACCTGTTGCTACTGCAAGCGTGGAAAGGGCATTCTCCTCAATGAAGCTCATAAAAAGTGATCTACGTAATAGCATTAGTGAAGAGTTTTTGAATGGTTGTTTAGTTTGCAATATAGAGCGTAAGGTATTTGCAACTGTAAGTAATGATGCTATTATTGATCTTTTTCAAAGTATGAAAACTCGTCGCGTACAATTGTAA
- the LOC138883704 gene encoding uncharacterized protein, giving the protein MDKFVIRSNISQSSSNSSSRPSVSSNIAPEIQRGTILSPPSNVDSVLELGSPNPDPKERILILQYAPNIRDEVRRHYIQKEACQPSGHAFPKTKFGNKMRQFNPDWFKGLYSQWLEYSIKSDAAFCLCCYLFKNELESRGNAGDAFTKNGFKGWNKGTERLRTHVGEVSSIHHKCFNRMQDLINQEQSIQSSFHKKSEKVKNDHRIRLNTSVDVVRFLLRNGLSFRGHNESEDSEYKGLFLELLEFHGDKHLDVGKVILHKAPKNDIMICPAIQKDIVDACAKETIKAIIQDLDDDFFGILVDESKDISHKEQMDLVIRYVNKRGEVIERFLGIVHVNDISALSLQKTIYDLLLDHSLSSSKLCGQGYDGASNMQGRINGLKSLILQDVPSAYCVHCFAHQLQLTLVALSKKHSDVNNFFDVVTNTLNTIGASFKRREIL; this is encoded by the coding sequence ATGGATAAATTTGTGATCAGGTCAAACATTAGCCAATCAAGTTCCAATAGTAGTAGTCGGCCTTCTGTTAGTTCGAATATAGCTCCTGAAATCCAAAGAGGGACAATCTTATCCCCTCCTTCAAATGTTGATAGTGTTCTTGAGCTAGGATCTCCCAATCCCGATCCCAAAGAAAGAATACTGATTCTTCAGTATGCCCCTAATATCCGAGATGAAGTGAGGAGACATTATATTCAAAAAGAGGCTTGTCAACCGAGTGGCCATGCTTTCCCTAAAACTAAATTTGGGAACAAAATGCGTCAATTTAATCCCGATTGGTTTAAGGGTCTATATTCTCAATGGTTGGAATATAGCATAAAAAGTGATGCTGCATTTTGTTTGTGTTGTTATTTATTTAAGAATGAACTTGAAAGTCGCGGTAATGCGGGAGATGCATTTACAAAAAATGGTTTTAAGGGTTGGAACAAGGGTACGGAAAGACTTAGAACGCATGTCGGGGAAGTAAGTAGTATCCATCACAAATGTTTTAATAGGATGCAAGATTTGATAAATCAAGAACAATCGATTCAATCTTCTTTTCACAAGAAAAGTGAGAAAGTAAAAAATGATCATCGGATACGTTTAAATACCTCGGTTGATGTGGTAAGATTTCTCTTGAGAAATGGATTGTCATTTCGTGGTCATAATGAAAGTGAAGATTCCGAATACAAAGGTCTTTTTCTTGAACTTTTGGAATTTCATGGGGATAAGCATTTAGATGTGGGAAAGGTAATATTACATAAAGCTCCAAAAAATGATATAATGATTTGTCCAGCAATTCAAAAGGATATTGTAGATGCTTGTGCTAAAGAAACAATTAAAGCTATTATCCAAGATTTGGATGATGACTTTTTTGGGATATTGGTTGATGAATCAAAGGACATCTCACATAAAGAGCAAATGGACCTTGTTATACGATATGTTAACAAAAGAGGGGAGGTGATTGAGCGCTTTTTGGGTATTGTCCATGTGAATGATATATCTGCACTATCATTACAGAAAACAATTTATGATTTGCTTTTGGATCACTCGTTAAGCTCATCCAAGCTATGTGGACAAGGTTACGATGGAGCTAGTAATATGCAAGGAAGAATAAATGGCCTAAAGTCTTTGATTTTACAAGATGTTCCATCTGCCTATTGTGTTCATTGTTTTGCTCATCAGTTACAATTAACACTTGTAGCTCTTTCTAAAAAGCATTCGGATGTGAATAATTTTTTTGATGTTGTCACTAACACATTGAATACTATTGGAGCATCTTTTAAACGCAGGGAAATACTTTGA